Proteins found in one Nitrosopumilus maritimus SCM1 genomic segment:
- a CDS encoding PPOX class F420-dependent oxidoreductase encodes MKYLEEIESEKYISVETYRKNGDPVKTPVWFTIKNGLIFVVTRDQTGKVKRLKNNTQVKIATCTIKGEIKGKWVSGVAEILDEEKTKDAVKRRDKKYGFFSKMARFLTKSKGELLAFSIKLK; translated from the coding sequence TTGAAGTATCTAGAAGAGATTGAATCTGAAAAATACATCTCAGTTGAGACATATAGAAAAAACGGTGATCCTGTAAAGACACCAGTTTGGTTTACAATAAAGAATGGTTTAATCTTTGTAGTAACTCGAGATCAAACAGGAAAAGTAAAGCGACTCAAAAACAACACTCAGGTAAAAATTGCAACATGTACCATTAAAGGTGAAATCAAAGGAAAGTGGGTTTCAGGTGTTGCAGAGATTTTAGATGAAGAAAAAACAAAAGATGCAGTAAAAAGAAGAGACAAAAAATATGGATTCTTCTCCAAGATGGCAAGATTCCTTACTAAAAGCAAAGGAGAACTGTTAGCATTCTCAATTAAGCTCAAGTGA
- a CDS encoding AAA family ATPase encodes MSMAPQELENTASKYASEAIKFDSQGARGQAITYYQQAIDALVKLLQLYPNSKLNPIYKERCNSYHNRINALQQAHGVEPAVDPKASEEEQKKSVQRQEAENDFEDLIMKEKPDVTWDQVIGLDDAKSALRESIVYPTKRPDLFPLGWPKGMLLYGPPGTGKTMLAAATANEMDGYFINVDASSMMSKWLGEAEKNVSKLFSMARSYAEKEGKPVILFVDEVDSLLGSRSSEVGGEVRTKNQFLTEMDGVNGKGKDLMMYVIGATNKPWALDWPFLRRFQKRIYVSLPTQAARENLFDQYTAKLSKDSRVSTTDLAKLFDGYSASDIKDVCQAAQIKTVHEIFDSPDYHEPVEGEEPVQPRELTSTDFKDIMARRKPSVSTEMIRAYHKWSEEFQAL; translated from the coding sequence ATGAGTATGGCTCCCCAAGAACTAGAAAATACTGCTAGCAAATATGCTTCTGAGGCAATCAAATTTGATTCCCAAGGAGCACGTGGCCAAGCAATAACCTATTATCAGCAAGCCATTGATGCTCTGGTAAAATTATTACAGTTATACCCTAACAGCAAATTAAATCCAATTTACAAAGAAAGATGCAACTCTTATCATAATCGAATTAATGCATTGCAGCAGGCACATGGTGTAGAACCTGCAGTTGATCCAAAGGCTTCAGAAGAAGAACAAAAGAAATCTGTTCAGAGACAAGAGGCAGAAAATGACTTTGAAGACCTTATCATGAAAGAAAAACCAGATGTAACTTGGGACCAAGTCATTGGTTTAGATGACGCAAAAAGTGCATTACGTGAATCAATCGTATATCCAACTAAAAGACCTGATTTATTCCCATTAGGTTGGCCAAAAGGAATGTTACTTTATGGTCCTCCTGGAACTGGTAAAACAATGTTAGCAGCTGCTACTGCAAATGAGATGGATGGTTACTTTATCAATGTAGATGCATCATCTATGATGAGCAAGTGGTTAGGCGAAGCAGAAAAGAATGTTTCAAAATTATTTTCAATGGCAAGAAGTTATGCTGAAAAGGAAGGCAAACCTGTGATTTTGTTTGTAGATGAAGTTGATTCTCTATTAGGTTCTAGAAGCAGTGAAGTCGGTGGAGAAGTTAGAACTAAAAATCAATTCCTAACTGAGATGGATGGTGTTAATGGCAAAGGAAAAGATTTGATGATGTATGTAATTGGTGCAACAAACAAACCTTGGGCACTTGATTGGCCTTTCCTTAGAAGATTCCAAAAGAGAATTTACGTATCACTGCCTACTCAAGCAGCAAGAGAAAATCTCTTTGATCAATACACTGCTAAATTAAGCAAAGATTCTAGAGTAAGCACTACTGATCTTGCAAAACTCTTTGATGGTTATAGTGCAAGTGACATCAAAGATGTTTGCCAAGCTGCACAAATCAAAACAGTACATGAAATATTTGACTCTCCTGATTATCATGAACCAGTAGAAGGAGAAGAACCAGTTCAACCTAGAGAACTTACATCAACTGATTTCAAGGATATTATGGCAAGAAGAAAGCCAAGTGTTTCAACTGAAATGATTCGTGCATATCACAAATGGAGCGAAGAGTTCCAAGCACTATGA
- a CDS encoding RidA family protein yields the protein MSEAKLKELGIELPEAPIPAGNYIPAVKTGNLLFISGQIPLENGKVAYTGKVSDDNLETAQKSAKSCAINILAQIKREAGSLDKVTKIVRLSGFVNSVPEFTQHPKVINPASDLMFEVFGEKGKHARIALGAGSLPLDSMTEIDAIVELSE from the coding sequence ATGTCTGAAGCAAAACTCAAGGAATTAGGAATAGAATTACCAGAAGCCCCAATACCTGCAGGAAACTATATCCCAGCAGTAAAAACAGGAAACCTACTTTTCATATCAGGACAGATTCCACTAGAAAATGGCAAGGTAGCATACACTGGTAAAGTTTCAGATGACAATCTAGAGACTGCTCAGAAATCAGCTAAAAGTTGTGCAATTAACATTCTAGCTCAAATTAAAAGAGAAGCTGGAAGTTTGGATAAAGTAACAAAAATCGTAAGACTGTCAGGATTTGTAAATTCAGTTCCAGAATTCACACAGCATCCAAAAGTAATCAATCCGGCATCAGATTTGATGTTTGAGGTTTTTGGAGAAAAAGGAAAACATGCAAGAATAGCATTAGGTGCAGGAAGTTTACCACTTGATTCCATGACTGAAATTGATGCCATCGTAGAATTATCAGAATAA
- a CDS encoding TrmB family transcriptional regulator has product MVNEHALTVSLEEFGLSKYEAQAYVALIAKGTISAGELAYYSEIPRTKIYPTLQKLENKKLAIISKSKPIMCTAIAPEDAFDGIIHEQINKVNAMNTLVSNLKKASEESRKSRGSEEKRYFHISANNVLSQLQTMIEGSKSSIKIMADQWGFGLLAECKEQLVAVLRRNLDVKVIVPPTQICSEAYRIIPDGVEIRASDITQNCFIFDETELLMVNNENGKGAIFSSTDILGVNQEKVFSHVWKNATKTKALADMTKAEAQEIYKIIKTVNETGLTHILNSTMFSKKPEFDLFKLLEKSGVSLKSKSLDDIIEIMDAVLQITCSGHVNFEANTKNITVESKLNSGHSLPWVSILDGCLQKQGYKTRTVFQNNSSKGEKVHIKISKN; this is encoded by the coding sequence ATGGTCAATGAGCACGCATTAACAGTTAGTCTCGAAGAATTTGGTTTGAGTAAATATGAGGCACAAGCCTATGTTGCGCTGATTGCCAAGGGCACTATTTCAGCAGGAGAATTAGCATACTATTCTGAAATACCAAGGACAAAGATTTACCCAACTTTACAAAAACTTGAAAACAAGAAACTTGCAATAATTTCAAAAAGTAAACCAATAATGTGTACTGCTATTGCACCAGAAGACGCATTTGATGGAATAATTCATGAACAAATTAACAAAGTAAATGCAATGAATACTTTGGTATCAAACCTCAAAAAAGCAAGTGAGGAAAGTAGGAAATCACGAGGTTCAGAAGAAAAAAGATATTTCCATATTAGTGCAAACAATGTACTATCACAACTTCAAACTATGATTGAAGGAAGTAAATCTTCAATTAAGATTATGGCTGATCAATGGGGATTTGGATTATTAGCTGAATGTAAAGAACAACTAGTTGCAGTATTGCGTAGAAATCTTGATGTCAAAGTTATAGTACCACCAACACAAATTTGTTCAGAAGCATATAGAATAATTCCTGATGGAGTAGAAATTAGAGCATCAGACATTACACAAAATTGCTTTATCTTTGATGAAACAGAATTACTAATGGTAAATAATGAAAATGGTAAAGGAGCCATCTTTTCATCAACAGATATTCTTGGAGTAAATCAAGAAAAGGTATTCTCACATGTCTGGAAAAATGCAACAAAGACAAAGGCACTTGCAGATATGACAAAAGCAGAAGCCCAAGAGATTTACAAAATTATCAAGACAGTAAACGAAACAGGTCTAACACACATTCTAAACTCTACAATGTTCTCAAAAAAGCCTGAATTTGATTTGTTTAAGCTATTAGAAAAGAGTGGTGTCTCTTTGAAATCAAAATCACTAGATGACATCATAGAGATCATGGATGCTGTGCTGCAAATTACATGTTCAGGACATGTGAATTTTGAGGCAAATACAAAAAACATCACAGTAGAATCAAAGCTAAACAGCGGTCACTCTCTTCCATGGGTCTCAATTTTAGATGGATGTCTACAAAAACAAGGATACAAGACAAGAACTGTATTTCAAAACAACTCAAGTAAGGGCGAAAAAGTACACATCAAAATAAGTAAAAACTAA
- a CDS encoding DHHA1 domain-containing protein has protein sequence MLAATKKPATKKSTTKKTKTTTKKTTTKKVVKKTTKKTATKKVAKKTTTKKVTKSNRTKVICISHKEDADGISSAALIRQAFGGDAILVDYPGQMEALQQVVTDEKLKSLYICDLGLSKKTQDEFIDIMKTLRKNKVSITYIDHHDIDPNVVKSLEKLKVKVIHDINECTTVQVYNAYKSKLNEHATFVATCAAITDYMEDRPLGSKLLQMYDRQFALISATVLTYNIVGHQKEPDYLLYLVEELAESKFPHDIPNTFEFAQIQVEKLSQMIAKVKAGMKTMKNLGHMEILDSGASGAVNFVMGLSGKDVGVAYKERVDHGIYAVSVRGSKNCKVHLGKIVNLLATDLGGSGGGHDRACGAVIPKPKIKKFITELNKKIK, from the coding sequence ATGTTGGCCGCAACAAAGAAACCTGCTACAAAGAAATCAACAACTAAAAAGACAAAAACAACTACTAAAAAAACTACAACCAAAAAAGTTGTTAAAAAAACAACTAAAAAAACTGCAACCAAAAAAGTTGCTAAAAAAACAACTACTAAAAAAGTAACAAAATCAAATCGTACCAAAGTAATTTGCATATCTCACAAAGAAGATGCTGATGGTATTAGTTCTGCAGCATTAATTCGACAAGCATTTGGCGGTGATGCAATTTTAGTTGACTATCCTGGACAAATGGAAGCACTCCAACAAGTTGTTACTGATGAAAAATTAAAGTCATTATACATTTGTGATTTAGGTCTAAGCAAAAAAACTCAAGATGAATTTATTGATATTATGAAAACCCTGAGAAAAAATAAAGTTTCAATTACATACATTGATCATCATGACATTGATCCTAATGTTGTCAAATCATTAGAGAAACTCAAAGTCAAAGTAATTCACGACATTAACGAATGTACTACTGTTCAAGTTTACAATGCCTATAAATCAAAATTAAACGAACATGCTACTTTTGTTGCAACATGTGCTGCAATCACTGATTACATGGAGGATAGACCACTTGGTTCTAAACTACTTCAAATGTATGATAGACAATTTGCACTCATCAGTGCTACTGTTCTAACCTACAACATTGTAGGTCATCAAAAAGAACCTGACTATCTCTTGTACTTGGTTGAAGAACTAGCAGAATCCAAATTCCCTCATGATATTCCAAACACCTTTGAATTTGCACAAATTCAAGTTGAAAAACTCTCACAAATGATTGCCAAAGTAAAAGCCGGTATGAAAACAATGAAAAATCTAGGACACATGGAGATTCTTGATTCTGGTGCTAGTGGTGCTGTGAATTTTGTAATGGGTTTGTCTGGTAAGGATGTTGGTGTTGCATACAAAGAAAGAGTAGACCATGGAATTTACGCTGTATCTGTTAGAGGTTCTAAGAATTGTAAAGTACATTTAGGTAAAATTGTTAATTTGTTGGCAACTGATCTTGGTGGTTCTGGTGGTGGACATGATAGAGCATGCGGCGCTGTAATTCCAAAACCGAAAATAAAAAAATTCATTACAGAATTAAATAAAAAAATAAAGTAA
- a CDS encoding DUF3179 domain-containing protein, with the protein MNAKILAPAVAIGIALVGLGLFLSEDSRPYTTITPTSSSVVVPETGISEFQMMETDGIKHLIPLDKIKGGGPPKDGIPSIDNPIFADISDSQFMSDSDTVIGLEINGQAKAYPLFILVWHEIVNDKVGGLPVSVTYCPLCYTNQVFERVIDGQEVEFGTSGKLYNSNLLMYDRLTESYWSQALGIAVKGELSGYQLDLVPFDVITWGDWKKLHPDTLVLTTDTGHLRSYATDPYGNYYAEPRIMFPVEYRDDRMHPKEIIVGFNLDGIYKAYKQNDIESQIVINDSVGSTSILLVSLFSENSRAFDRVVDGEILDFEYFDGKIIDSQTNSEWSYDGLAKSGYYEGKQLERLPIEPGFWFEWVAFHPKTLVYGDVS; encoded by the coding sequence TTGAATGCCAAGATTCTTGCTCCAGCAGTAGCTATAGGTATTGCACTTGTAGGTTTAGGTTTGTTCTTGTCTGAGGACTCTAGACCCTACACAACAATCACACCTACGTCATCCTCTGTTGTGGTGCCTGAAACTGGAATATCTGAATTTCAAATGATGGAGACTGATGGCATCAAACATCTGATTCCCTTAGATAAGATCAAAGGTGGTGGTCCTCCAAAAGATGGAATTCCTTCAATTGATAATCCCATATTTGCTGACATTTCAGACTCTCAATTCATGTCTGATTCAGATACTGTGATTGGTTTGGAAATTAACGGTCAGGCAAAAGCATATCCATTATTCATTTTGGTTTGGCATGAAATCGTAAATGACAAAGTTGGTGGGCTTCCAGTATCTGTAACTTATTGTCCACTGTGTTATACTAATCAAGTCTTTGAAAGAGTAATTGATGGACAAGAAGTAGAGTTTGGAACATCTGGAAAATTATACAACAGTAATTTGTTAATGTATGATAGACTGACTGAATCCTATTGGAGTCAAGCACTTGGGATTGCAGTAAAAGGAGAATTGTCTGGATATCAACTTGACTTGGTTCCTTTTGATGTAATTACTTGGGGTGATTGGAAAAAATTACATCCAGATACTTTGGTACTAACTACTGACACTGGTCATCTAAGATCTTATGCAACTGATCCTTATGGAAATTATTACGCAGAACCTCGAATAATGTTTCCTGTAGAGTATAGAGATGACAGAATGCATCCAAAAGAAATTATCGTTGGCTTTAATTTAGATGGAATTTACAAAGCTTACAAACAAAACGACATTGAATCTCAAATAGTGATAAATGATTCAGTTGGAAGTACTTCTATTTTGTTAGTGTCTTTATTTTCTGAAAACTCTCGCGCATTTGATAGAGTAGTTGATGGAGAAATTTTAGATTTTGAATATTTTGATGGAAAGATAATCGATTCTCAAACAAACTCTGAGTGGAGTTATGATGGATTGGCAAAATCTGGCTATTATGAGGGAAAACAACTAGAAAGACTCCCAATTGAGCCTGGATTTTGGTTTGAATGGGTCGCATTTCATCCTAAAACTCTAGTTTATGGTGATGTATCATGA
- a CDS encoding citrate synthase, with amino-acid sequence METKNIGLRGIEVADTRISNIDGEKGKLIYRGFDILDLTKNSTFEETAYLLLYDNLPTKAQLDEFNQKLVEARYIPKQMQKNMGNWRKDADPMDMLQAFVSALAGYYDEEFSNKEASYEKAINLIAKVPTIIASWQRIRNGLPIVDPDSSLSHAANFLYMMSGEKPDPEVEKVFDVCLILHADHTFNASTFTARQVASTRAHMYSASSAAIGALSGELHGGANTEVMKMLLEIKEIDKVEPWIKEKMSAGERIMGMGHAVYRTYDPRAQVLKELSRKLAEKTKEPWFDMTEKVETTTISEMKAQKGKDIYPNVDLYSASIYYMLKIPVDLNTPIFAISRVVGWAAHIIEEKFAEAAPKPALYRPKATYVGKYCGPEGCEYKTLDLRK; translated from the coding sequence ATGGAGACCAAAAATATTGGCTTGCGAGGAATTGAAGTCGCAGATACAAGAATTTCAAATATTGACGGTGAAAAAGGCAAATTAATCTACAGAGGATTTGACATTTTAGATCTTACAAAAAATTCAACATTTGAAGAGACAGCATATTTGCTGCTTTATGACAATCTACCAACAAAGGCACAGTTAGATGAATTTAATCAAAAACTAGTTGAAGCACGATACATCCCAAAACAGATGCAAAAGAATATGGGAAATTGGAGAAAGGATGCAGATCCAATGGACATGCTTCAGGCATTTGTCTCAGCACTGGCAGGATACTACGATGAGGAATTTTCAAACAAGGAAGCAAGTTATGAAAAAGCAATCAATCTAATTGCCAAAGTTCCAACAATAATTGCAAGTTGGCAACGAATTAGAAATGGACTACCAATTGTAGACCCAGATTCATCTCTTAGTCATGCAGCAAATTTCCTTTACATGATGTCAGGAGAAAAACCAGATCCTGAAGTAGAGAAGGTTTTTGACGTGTGTCTAATTTTGCATGCAGACCACACATTCAATGCATCTACATTTACAGCTAGACAAGTTGCATCAACAAGAGCTCACATGTATTCAGCATCAAGTGCAGCAATTGGTGCACTAAGTGGAGAACTACACGGAGGGGCAAACACCGAAGTCATGAAGATGTTACTAGAAATCAAAGAAATTGACAAAGTAGAACCATGGATTAAAGAAAAAATGAGTGCAGGTGAAAGAATTATGGGAATGGGTCATGCAGTTTACAGAACATATGATCCTAGAGCACAAGTTCTAAAAGAGCTCTCAAGAAAACTTGCAGAAAAAACAAAAGAGCCATGGTTTGATATGACTGAAAAAGTTGAAACTACAACCATTTCTGAAATGAAAGCACAGAAAGGAAAAGACATCTATCCAAATGTCGATTTGTATAGTGCATCAATTTACTATATGTTAAAAATTCCAGTAGATTTGAACACACCAATATTTGCAATATCAAGAGTCGTAGGATGGGCAGCTCATATTATTGAAGAAAAGTTTGCAGAAGCTGCACCAAAACCAGCATTGTATAGACCAAAAGCAACGTATGTTGGAAAGTATTGTGGTCCAGAAGGTTGTGAATACAAAACACTAGACTTGAGAAAATAA
- a CDS encoding DoxX family protein: MNTEATLKGNVLHDITHWGISASIGVTFIVHSIKKFDPGWQEWLISIGIPPELQLPIALAEFIGGVLLVVGVLSRISAVILSVILLGAIFHIRWENGFFVSKGGWEWDLVMLAATLAIIAAGPGRISISHVAKKIPRFLQ, from the coding sequence ATGAATACAGAAGCAACCCTAAAGGGAAATGTATTACATGACATTACCCACTGGGGAATTAGCGCATCTATTGGTGTGACATTCATTGTTCATAGCATAAAGAAATTTGATCCTGGATGGCAAGAGTGGTTAATTTCAATAGGAATTCCACCTGAGCTTCAATTACCAATTGCTCTAGCTGAATTTATTGGAGGAGTATTACTTGTTGTAGGAGTTCTGTCTAGAATTTCTGCCGTAATATTATCAGTAATTTTACTTGGAGCGATATTTCACATCAGGTGGGAAAATGGATTTTTTGTTTCCAAAGGAGGATGGGAATGGGATTTAGTAATGCTAGCTGCAACACTTGCAATCATAGCAGCAGGGCCAGGTAGAATTTCAATATCTCATGTAGCAAAAAAGATTCCTAGATTCTTACAGTGA
- a CDS encoding dicarboxylate/amino acid:cation symporter, translating to MELKNYIFKQLWLQVVISLLVGLGVGLVLGDDVGVSLDDNTLDTVSSYLKIPANIFLSVILMIIVPLIFASIVVAITNLGTKEKMKTLGLGIGVYFVITTTIAILIAITLASVIAPGSILDLTALQETHDLSEDDLKVTEGFSVDEIPDIASNIIPRNPIVSYLEGQMLSILIMAMIVGLAMAALPKESVKPLLDLLESVQKITLYILIMAMKIVPFAVFGLIVGMVAKVGVETMAGLGVYMATVILGLGAMLLVYTMIIKFVAKRPISSTFSKFRNPQTLAFSTASSMATMPMTLKTAEEDLKIDTRVSKFVIPLGTTVNMDGTALYQVIAVFFLAQLFAIELSIFSILVIIITSLLASIGTPAVPGAGTVVLATILVTVGIPPVGILLLLSVDRILDMIRTMVNVTGDLTASCAFNEITREKN from the coding sequence ATGGAATTGAAAAATTATATTTTCAAACAGTTGTGGCTTCAAGTTGTAATCTCTTTACTAGTGGGATTAGGAGTTGGTTTAGTTTTAGGAGATGATGTAGGGGTCAGTCTAGATGACAACACTCTAGATACTGTTTCATCATATCTCAAAATTCCAGCCAACATATTTTTGAGTGTAATTTTGATGATCATAGTTCCATTAATTTTTGCATCAATTGTGGTTGCCATTACTAATTTAGGTACAAAAGAAAAAATGAAAACTCTAGGATTAGGTATTGGAGTTTATTTTGTAATTACTACAACAATTGCAATTCTAATTGCAATAACTCTTGCATCAGTTATTGCCCCTGGAAGTATTCTAGACCTTACTGCACTTCAAGAGACTCATGATCTTTCTGAAGATGATTTGAAAGTTACAGAAGGTTTCTCAGTAGATGAAATTCCAGATATTGCATCAAACATTATCCCAAGAAATCCAATTGTATCTTATCTTGAAGGACAAATGTTAAGCATTTTGATAATGGCGATGATTGTAGGATTGGCAATGGCTGCTCTTCCAAAAGAGTCAGTCAAACCACTACTGGATTTACTTGAATCTGTTCAAAAAATCACATTATACATTTTGATTATGGCAATGAAGATTGTACCATTTGCAGTCTTTGGTTTGATTGTAGGCATGGTTGCTAAAGTAGGAGTAGAAACAATGGCAGGACTTGGAGTATACATGGCAACAGTGATCCTAGGGCTTGGAGCCATGTTGTTGGTTTATACAATGATCATAAAATTTGTAGCAAAAAGACCAATCTCATCTACATTCTCAAAGTTCCGTAACCCACAGACTTTGGCATTCTCAACTGCAAGTTCAATGGCAACAATGCCTATGACATTAAAGACTGCAGAAGAGGATCTGAAGATAGATACACGTGTATCAAAATTTGTCATTCCACTTGGAACTACAGTAAACATGGATGGAACTGCATTGTATCAAGTAATAGCAGTCTTCTTTTTGGCACAGCTCTTTGCAATTGAATTGAGTATATTCTCCATACTTGTGATTATCATTACTTCACTTTTGGCATCAATTGGAACACCTGCAGTTCCAGGAGCAGGAACAGTTGTTTTAGCTACAATACTTGTAACAGTTGGAATTCCTCCAGTAGGAATTTTGTTATTGCTTTCAGTAGATAGAATTTTGGACATGATCAGGACCATGGTAAATGTCACAGGTGATCTTACTGCATCTTGCGCGTTTAATGAAATAACGCGAGAAAAGAATTGA
- a CDS encoding cupredoxin domain-containing protein: MAGIDKAAIGFSIAIVAIGVAFAMYGDAAQNAGPSVSTPAVRTTAPEPQMEEPVQADPFADLADEVKAASEKPKKSGWERATSVQDPGIGHEEHQLAVLLAPSENTYSGTLLYDASENIQLVSLRGPIGDDENPSKIWTPDGETRFELTLVDPKNAKGEWEFSGNALAVHTFYTNTFVVDYKILDLVETEPMVMEAEDEMHVEDEMHVEETHEEEPAGPMTHTVDMPAGTSVPGCEETNECYIPANITINAGDTVEFVNSDTAAHTVTGGSPADGPSGVFDSSLVMGGASYSFTFEDAGTYDYFCMVHPWMVGSVTVN, translated from the coding sequence ATGGCAGGTATAGACAAGGCTGCAATTGGATTTTCAATCGCAATTGTAGCTATAGGAGTTGCATTTGCCATGTATGGCGATGCAGCTCAAAATGCCGGTCCCAGTGTTTCAACTCCAGCTGTAAGAACTACAGCACCTGAACCACAAATGGAAGAACCAGTTCAAGCTGATCCATTTGCAGATCTTGCAGATGAAGTAAAGGCAGCTTCCGAAAAACCAAAGAAATCTGGTTGGGAGAGAGCCACATCTGTACAAGACCCAGGTATAGGACATGAGGAACACCAACTTGCAGTGCTATTGGCACCAAGTGAGAACACATATTCAGGTACACTTCTCTACGATGCATCTGAAAATATTCAATTGGTTTCACTTAGAGGACCAATCGGAGATGATGAAAACCCATCAAAGATTTGGACTCCAGACGGTGAAACAAGATTTGAATTAACACTTGTTGACCCAAAGAATGCAAAAGGAGAATGGGAATTTTCCGGTAATGCTTTAGCAGTTCACACATTCTATACTAACACATTCGTAGTTGATTACAAGATATTAGATCTAGTAGAAACAGAACCAATGGTTATGGAAGCTGAGGATGAAATGCATGTAGAAGATGAAATGCATGTAGAAGAAACTCATGAAGAAGAACCAGCAGGTCCAATGACTCACACAGTCGATATGCCAGCAGGTACTTCAGTTCCAGGTTGTGAAGAAACTAACGAATGTTACATTCCAGCAAACATCACAATCAATGCTGGAGATACAGTAGAATTTGTCAATAGCGACACCGCTGCACACACAGTTACCGGTGGCAGTCCAGCAGATGGACCATCTGGTGTCTTTGATAGCAGCTTAGTTATGGGAGGAGCATCTTATTCATTCACATTTGAAGATGCAGGAACCTATGATTACTTCTGTATGGTACATCCTTGGATGGTTGGTAGTGTTACAGTGAACTAA